In Gossypium raimondii isolate GPD5lz chromosome 12, ASM2569854v1, whole genome shotgun sequence, a single window of DNA contains:
- the LOC105762726 gene encoding uncharacterized protein LOC105762726 encodes MDIDNEIAKTQEERRRKEEELASLTSLTFDRDLYGGTDRDAYVTSIPVNDEDDANLDSMDSEVARKLASYTAPKSLLKEMPRGEDDDNALGFRKPAKIIDREDEYRRRRLNQVISPDRHDAFASGEKTPDPSVRTYADVMREQALAREKEETLRAIAKKKKEEEEAAKVEKESGGAAAAVPKRRNRWDQSQDDGSAAAKKAKTTSDWDLPDATPGIGRWDATPTPGRVSDATPSVGRRNRWDETPTPGRLADSDATPAGGVTPGATPAGVTWDATPKGLVTPTPKRQRSRWDETPATMGSATPTAGATPAVPLTPGVTPFGGTDLQTPTPSNLRGPMTPEQYNLLRWEKDIEERNRPLTDEELDAMFPQEGYKILEPPASYVPIRTPARKLLATPTPMGTPLYAIPEENRGQQFDVPKEAPGGLPFMKPEDYQYFGSLLNEENEEELTPEEQKERKIMKLLLKVKNGTPPQRKTALRQLTDKAREFGANALFNRILPLLMQPTLEDQERHLLVKVIDRVLYKLDELVRPYVHKILVVIEPLLIDEDYYARVEGREIISNLSKAAGLATMIAAMRPDIDNIDEYVRNTTARAFSVVASALGIPALLPFLKAVCQSKKSWQARHTGIKIVQQIAILIGCAVLPHLKSLVEIIEHGLNDENQKVRTITALSLAALAEAAAPYGIESFDSVLKPLWKGIRSHRGKVLAAFLKAIGFIIPLMDAIYASYYTKEVMFILIREFQSPDEEMKKIVLKVVKQCVSTEGVEAEYIRNDILPEFFRNFWVRRMALDRRNYRQLVETTVEMANKVGVADIVGRIVEDLKDESEPYRRMVMETIEKVVANLGASDIDARLEELLIDGILYAFQEQTSDDANVMLNGFGAVVNSLGQRVKPYLPQICGTIKWRLNNKSAKVRQQAADLISRIAVVMKQCQEEQLMGHLGVVLYEYLGEEYPEVLGSILGALKAIVNVIGMTKMTPPIKDLLPRLTPILKNRHEKVQENCIDLVGRIADRGAEFVPAREWMRICFELLEMLKAHKKGIRRATVNTFGYIAKAIGPQDVLATLLNNLKVQERQNRVCTTVAIAIVAETCSPFTVLPALMNEYRVPELNVQNGVLKSLSFLFEYIGEMGKDYIYAVTPLLEDALMDRDLVHRQTAASAVKHMALGVAGLGCEDALVHLMNYVWPNIFETSPHVINAVMEAIEGMRVALGAAIVLNYCLQGLFHPARKVREVYWKIYNSLYIGSQDALVAAYPILEDEQSSEQNNIYSRPELMMFV; translated from the coding sequence ATGGATATTGATAACGAGATCGCGAAAACCCAAGAGGAGCGAAGAAGAAAGGAGGAGGAACTCGCCTCGCTTACCTCCCTTACTTTCGACCGTGATCTTTACGGCGGAACAGACAGGGATGCTTACGTTACTTCTATCCCTGTCAACGATGAAGACGATGCCAATCTTGATTCCATGGATTCCGAGGTTGCTCGGAAGCTCGCTTCTTACACCGCTCCTAAATCACTCCTCAAAGAGATGCCTCGCGGTGAAGATGATGATAACGCGCTGGGGTTTAGGAAGCCAGCGAAAATTATTGACCGTGAAGATGAGTATAGGAGGAGGAGGTTGAACCAAGTTATTTCTCCTGATAGACACGATGCGTTTGCTTCCGGGGAGAAGACCCCGGATCCCTCTGTGAGGACTTACGCGGATGTAATGAGAGAGCAGGCGCTGGCGAGGGAGAAGGAAGAGACTTTGAGAGCTATagcgaagaagaagaaggaggaAGAGGAGGCTGCTAAGGTAGAGAAAGAGAGCGGTGGGGCAGCTGCTGCGGTGCCTAAGAGGAGGAATAGATGGGACCAGTCTCAAGATGACGGTAGTGCTGCAGCAAAGAAGGCTAAAACGACGTCAGATTGGGATTTGCCTGATGCTACTCCTGGTATTGGGCGTTGGGATGCTACTCCTACGCCAGGGAGAGTTTCTGATGCCACCCCATCAGTTGGGAGGAGGAATAGATGGGATGAGACACCAACACCCGGGCGGTTGGCTGATTCCGATGCAACCCCAGCAGGTGGAGTTACTCCAGGGGCCACCCCAGCTGGGGTTACATGGGATGCTACTCCGAAGGGATTGGTTACTCCCACGCCGAAGCGGCAGAGATCTAGGTGGGATGAGACTCCTGCAACCATGGGAAGTGCGACTCCAACGGCAGGGGCTACACCAGCGGTTCCTCTTACACCTGGGGTTACTCCTTTTGGCGGTACTGATTTGCAGACACCAACCCCAAGTAATCTTCGTGGGCCTATGACTCCTGAGCAGTATAATTTGttgaggtgggagaaggatattgAGGAGAGGAATAGGCCATTGACTGATGAGGAGCTTGATGCTATGTTCCCACAAGAAGGTTATAAGATTTTGGAGCCGCCTGCTTCTTATGTGCCTATTAGGACACCTGCTCGAAAGCTTCTTGCTACTCCAACTCCTATGGGAACTCCACTTTATGCTATTCCTGAGGAGAATCGTGGGCAGCAGTTTGATGTGCCTAAGGAGGCACCTGGTGGATTGCCATTTATGAAGCCAGAGGATTATCAGTATTTTGGGTCATTGTTGAACGAGGAAAATGAGGAGGAATTGACACCAGAAGAGCAGAAGGAACGGAAGATTATGAAACTTCTGTTGAAGGTAAAGAATGGAACACCGCCACAGAGGAAAACTGCTTTGAGGCAGCTCACTGATAAGGCAAGGGAATTTGGTGCTAATGCATTGTTTAACAGGATTCTTCCGTTGCTTATGCAACCTACATTGGAAGATCAAGAGAGGCATCTATTGGTTAAGGTTATTGACAGGGTTCTATATAAATTGGATGAGTTGGTTAGGCCTTATGTGCACAAGATTCTTGTTGTTATTGAACCCTTGTTGATTGATGAAGATTATTATGCTCGTGTGGAGGGTAGAGAGATCATTTCTAATCTCAGTAAGGCAGCTGGTTTGGCTACTATGATTGCTGCAATGCGTCCTGATATTGACAACATTGATGAATATGTTAGGAATACAACTGCTAGAGCTTTTAGTGTTGTTGCTTCTGCTCTTGGGATTCCTGCACTTCTACCATTTTTAAAAGCTGTGTGTCAGAGTAAGAAGTCATGGCAAGCTAGGCATACTGGGATCAAGATTGTTCAGCAGATTGCTATTTTGATTGGTTGTGCTGTTCTTCCTCACTTGAAGTCTCTAGTAGAAATCATAGAACATGGTTTGAATGATGAGAATCAGAAGGTGAGGACAATCACTGCTTTATCTTTGGCTGCTCTTGCTGAGGCTGCTGCCCCTTATGGTATTGAGAGCTTTGACTCAGTGTTAAAACCTTTGTGGAAAGGTATCAGGTCTCACCGGGGTAAAGTATTGGCTGCTTTTTTAAAGGCCATTGGTTTTATCATTCCTTTGATGGATGCAATTTATGCTAGTTACTATACGAAAGAAGTTATGTTTATACTTATCCGAGAATTTCAGTCTCCTgatgaagaaatgaagaaaattgtGCTAAAGGTGGTCAAGCAATGTGTTAGCACGGAGGGTGTCGAAGCTGAGTATATTAGGAATGATATCCTACCTGAGTTCTTTAGGAATTTCTGGGTGAGAAGGATGGCTTTAGATAGGAGAAATTATAGGCAGCTTGTCGAGACAACTGTTGAGATGGCAAATAAAGTAGGTGTTGCTGATATTGTAGGGAGAATAGTAGAGGATCTTAAGGATGAGAGTGAACCTTACAGGCGTATGGTAATGGAAACAATTGAGAAGGTGGTTGCAAACTTGGGTGCGTCTGACATTGATGCCAGGTTGGAGGAACTCTTGATTGATGGTATTCTTTATGCTTTCCAAGAGCAGACCAGTGATGATGCCAATGTAATGCTTAATGGTTTTGGTGCTGTTGTGAATTCACTTGGGCAGAGGGTGAAGCCTTATCTTCCCCAGATCTGTGGTACAATAAAATGGCGCTTGAATAACAAGAGTGCCAAGGTCAGGCAGCAAGCAGCTGATCTTATTTCAAGAATTGCAGTGGTTATGAAACAGTGTCAAGAGGAACAATTGATGGGCCATCTAGGGGTTGTTCTATATGAGTATCTGGGTGAGGAGTACCCTGAAGTTTTGGGATCTATTTTAGGTGCCCTCAAGGCAATTGTCAATGTCATTGGTATGACTAAAATGACCCCTCCAATCAAGGATTTGCTTCCAAGGTTGACACCGATTCTGAAAAATAGACATGAGAAGGTCCAGGAGAACTGTATTGATCTTGTTGGCCGTATCGCTGATCGAGGTGCAGAGTTTGTACCAGCTAGGGAGTGGATGAGGATTTGTTTTGAGCTTCTTGAGATGCTTAAAGCTCACAAGAAGGGTATTCGAAGAGCTACTGTCAATACCTTTGGATATATTGCTAAAGCCATTGGCCCACAAGATGTCCTGGCAACTCTTTTGAACAATCTCAAAGTGCAGGAACGCCAGAACCGTGTTTGCACAACTGTGGCTATCGCAATTGTTGCTGAAACATGTTCACCTTTTACAGTTTTGCCAGCATTGATGAATGAGTACCGTGTGCCAGAACTTAATGTGCAGAATGGTGTCTTGAAGTCTCTTTCCTTCCTTTTTGAGTATATTGGTGAAATGGGAAAGGATTACATCTATGCTGTGACTCCATTACTTGAGGATGCTCTTATGGATAGAGATTTGGTTCACAGGCAAACTGCAGCTTCAGCTGTCAAGCACATGGCTTTGGGTGTTGCCGGGTTAGGTTGTGAGGATGCTTTAGTCCACTTGATGAACTATGTCTGGCCCAACATATTTGAGACTTCACCTCACGTAATCAATGCTGTAATGGAAGCCATCGAAGGGATGAGGGTAGCCTTAGGTGCTGCAATTGTGCTGAACTACTGTCTCCAGGGACTCTTCCATCCTGCGCGTAAGGTTAGGGAAGTTTATTGGAAGATTTATAATTCACTCTATATTGGATCCCAAGATGCTCTAGTTGCAGCGTATCCTATTCTAGAGGACGAGCAGAGTAGCGAGCAGAACAACATATACAGTAGGCCTGAGTTAATGATGTTCGTATAA
- the LOC105762727 gene encoding LOW QUALITY PROTEIN: uncharacterized protein LOC105762727 (The sequence of the model RefSeq protein was modified relative to this genomic sequence to represent the inferred CDS: inserted 2 bases in 1 codon) yields MMLVFYLISLPLTMGMVILTLRYFAGPAVPIYVLLTVGYTWFCSFSIIILVPADIWTTMVGHSSKAISLFWSLTYWSTFLLTWVVVPTLQGYEDAGDFTMAERLKTSVHANLVFNLCVGSLGLVGVILFIIFRRNWSGGILGFAMACSNTFGLVTGAFLLGFGLSEIPKGIWKNADWSTRQKVLSHKVAKMAVKLDGAHQEFSNAIVVTQATSSQMTKRDPLRPYMNIIDSMLEKMLKEDSSFKPQGGRFGENDMDYDTDEKSMASLRRRLRIARDQYCRYRSEYMSFVLEALELEDAIKNYERRDATGWKFVSSFRPVRTGKLGPYLDTTEFVWRCILRKQLQKLLAVILGCMSAAILLAEATILPRGVDLSLFSILINSVGRQELVGQITSFIPLMYMCVCTYYSLFKIGMLMFYALTPGQTSSVSLLMICSMVARYAPPISYNFLNLIDLPGKGKTVFEKRMGNIDDAVPFFGKGFNKIYPLIMVGYTLLLVTNFFDRVIKYFGNWKLFKLQIEVDGTDGFDTSGLIILQKERSWLEQGYKVGENIIPLARNFSSTSIDIEPGSNNTMVNKDKSASISRANSAAELEKMGEYKPLKEEVKQETSREALTKKYSGVREQPKNQESNSNSTDKESTSIAVDDGNSESARASLSGGLVLKWESMKSGLLSFKTNLEAKNFLPLRQTQESKAPSHVSSSESLDEIFQKLKRSSMDPKDHDDDDEXFEHDTKF; encoded by the exons ATGATGTTGGTTTTCTATTTGATCTCATTGCCTTTAACAATGGGGATGGTGATTCTCACACTGAGATATTTCGCGGGTCCAGCTGTTCCTATTTACGTCTTGTTAACCGTTGGATATACCTGGTTTTGTTCTTTCTCAATCATCATCCTCGTTCCTGCTGATATTTGGACG ACAATGGTGGGTCATTCTAGCAAAGCAATATCTTTATTCTGGAGCTTGACTTATTGGAGTACGTTTCTGCTAACATG GGTTGTGGTGCCTACTCTTCAGGGTTATGAAGATGCTGGAGATTTCACCATGGCAGAAAGATTGAAGACTAGTGTACATGCAAACTTGGTCTTCAACCTCTGCGTTGGTTCTCTTGGACTTGTCGGagtcattttattcattatttttcgCAGAAATTG GAGTGGAGGCATTCTTGGTTTTGCTATGGCTTGCTCCAATACTTTTGGGCTTGTTACTGGTGCCTTTCTTCTTGGCTTTGGTCTTAGTGAAATCCCAAAGGGCATTTGGAAGAATGCGGATTGGAGCACCCGCCAAAAGGTTCTCTCACACAAAGTTGCTAAAATGGCTGTTAAACTTGATGGCGCTCATCAAGAATTTTCAAATGCTATTGTA GTTACTCAGGCGACATCAAGTCAGATGACAAAGCGTGATCCTTTAAGaccatatatgaatattattgaTAGCATGTTAGAGAAAATG TTGAAGGAAGATTCTTCCTTCAAACCCCAAGGTGGGAGGTTTGGGGAGAATGATATGGATTATGATACTGACGAGAAATCAATGGCGTCTCTCAGACGCCGGCTTAGGATAGCTAGAGATCAATACTGTCGGTATCGAAG TGAATATATGAGCTTTGTCTTGGAAGCTCTTGAGCTGGAAGACGCCATCAAAAACTATGAGCGCCGTGATGCAACTGGATG GAAATTTGTTTCAAGCTTCAGGCCTGTACGAACTGGAAAACTAGGGCCTTATCTTGATACGACTG AGTTCGTTTGGCGTTGTATTCTAAGAAAGCAACTACAAAAACTCTTGGCTGTAATTCTGGGTTGCATGTCAGCTGCAATACTTTTAGCAGAGGCTACCATACTGCCCCGTGGAGTTGATTTATCTCTCTTCTCCATTCTCATAAATTCTGTGGGAAGGCAGGAACTGGTCGGACAG ATTACTTCTTTCATCCCTCTGATGTATATGTGCGTCTGCACCTATTATTCCTTGTTCAAAATTGGAATGCTGATGTTCTATGCATTGACACCTGGACAAACAAGCTCAGTCAGCTTGCTTATGATATGCTC GATGGTTGCACGATATGCTCCACCAATTTCATACAACTTTCTCAATCTTATTGATCTACCTGGTAAAGGAAAAACGGTCTTCGAGAAG AGAATGGGGAACATAGATGATGCTGTTCCTTTCTTTGGTAAAGGATTCAATAAAATCTATCCCCTCATCATGGTTGGATACACACTCTTACTCGTGACAAACTTCTTTGATcgtgtcatcaaatattttggGAACTGGAAGTTATTCAAATTACAAATTGAAGTTGATGGCACAGATGGATTTGATACGTCAGGACTAATTATCTTACAGAAAG AGCGTTCTTGGCTTGAGCAAGGGTATAAAGTTGGAGAAAATATCATTCCATTGGCAAGGAATTTCAGCAGCACGAGTATTGACATCGAACCTGGCAGCAATAACACA ATGGTAAACAAGGATAAGAGTGCTTCAATTTCAAGAGCAAACAGTGCTGCTGAACTTGAAAAGATGGGTGAATATAAACCTCTGAAAGAAGAGGTTAAACAAGAGACAAGCAGAGAAGCCCTCACCAAGAAATATTCAGGCGTAAGAGAACAGCCAAAGAACCAAGAATCTAACTCGAATTCAACTGATAAAGAATCCACATCCATTGCAGTTGATGATGGCAACTCAGAAAGTGCAAGGGCATCACTGTCTGGGGGATTAGTGTTGAAATGGGAATCGATGAAGTCCGGCCTTTTAAGTTTCAAAACGAACCTAGAAGCTAAGAACTTCCTCCCTCTACGCCAGACTCAAGAAAGTAAAGCACCCTCCCATGTTTCCTCGTCTGAATCTCTGGACGAAATTTTCCAGAAACTGAAACGATCAAGCATGGACCCTAAAGACCATGATGATGACGATGA TTTTGAACATGATACAAAATTCTGA